In one window of Ruminococcus hominis DNA:
- the asd gene encoding aspartate-semialdehyde dehydrogenase, whose protein sequence is MEQKLKVGILGATGMVGQRFISLLENHPWFEVVTVAASPRSAGKTYEDAVGDRWKMDTPMPEAVKKLVVLNVNEVEKVASTVDFVFSAVDMTKEEIKAIEEAYAKTETPVVSNNSAHRWTPDVPMVVPEINAEHFEVIADQKKRLGTTRGFIAVKPNCSIQSYAPCLAAWKEFGPKEVVATTYQAISGAGKTFKDWPEMVGNIIPFIGGEEEKSEQEPLRVLGRVENGQIVKAELPKITCQCIRVPVLNGHTAAVFINFEKKPTKEQLIEKLVNFKGFPQEANLPSAPKQFIQYLEEDNRPQVTQDVNYENGMGVSIGRLREDSMFDYKFVGLSHNTVRGAAGGAVLCAEALTAKGYIQAK, encoded by the coding sequence ATGGAACAGAAGTTAAAAGTCGGTATCTTAGGAGCAACAGGAATGGTAGGACAGAGATTTATTTCTCTTCTTGAAAATCACCCATGGTTTGAGGTAGTAACAGTAGCAGCAAGCCCACGTTCAGCAGGAAAGACATATGAAGATGCTGTTGGAGACAGATGGAAAATGGATACTCCAATGCCGGAAGCAGTAAAAAAACTGGTTGTATTGAATGTAAATGAAGTAGAAAAAGTTGCATCTACAGTAGATTTTGTGTTTAGTGCAGTAGATATGACAAAAGAAGAAATCAAGGCAATTGAAGAGGCTTATGCTAAAACAGAAACTCCGGTTGTTTCAAATAATAGTGCACATCGCTGGACACCAGATGTACCAATGGTAGTGCCTGAGATCAATGCAGAGCATTTTGAGGTGATTGCAGATCAGAAAAAACGTCTTGGAACAACTCGTGGATTTATTGCAGTAAAACCAAACTGTTCTATTCAGAGTTACGCACCTTGTCTGGCAGCATGGAAAGAATTTGGACCAAAAGAAGTTGTTGCTACAACATACCAGGCAATTTCAGGAGCAGGAAAGACATTTAAGGATTGGCCGGAAATGGTTGGAAATATTATTCCATTTATCGGAGGAGAAGAAGAGAAGAGTGAGCAGGAGCCACTTCGTGTACTTGGAAGAGTAGAGAATGGACAGATCGTGAAAGCAGAGCTTCCAAAGATTACATGTCAGTGTATCCGAGTACCTGTTTTAAATGGACATACAGCAGCTGTATTTATCAATTTTGAAAAGAAACCTACAAAAGAACAGCTTATCGAAAAGCTTGTGAATTTCAAAGGATTTCCACAGGAAGCAAACCTTCCAAGTGCTCCAAAGCAGTTTATTCAGTACTTAGAAGAAGATAATCGTCCACAGGTTACACAGGATGTAAATTATGAAAATGGAATGGGCGTATCAATTGGTCGACTCAGAGAAGACAGCATGTTTGATTATAAATTCGTTGGACTGTCTCATAACACAGTAAGAGGTGCAGCAGGTGGTGCTGTCCTTTGTGCAGAAGCTTTGACAGCAAAGGGGTATATTCAGGCAAAATAA